Genomic segment of Eupeodes corollae chromosome 2, idEupCoro1.1, whole genome shotgun sequence:
TAAGTACAAATGGACATTTAGAAAGGTAAAGACGAtatgtatattataataattttgttaacgTCTTAACTgatttcaatgaaaatattgatgCAAAGGTATTTTTGTACTTGggcacattttaatttttggagaCCCTACGTGTAAAGGTTTATAtacaaattgtttcaaaattaattttttagactTACGAGTAACAACCATGAATTAGAGCCAAATTCCAAATTACATTAgggttttggtttaattttgaatagtttttatttaaactaaaaactgtTGGTACAAGTTACTGATATGAAGATTCTAAACCGTATGCATTGCTCAAGaacaattgaaagttttgatgcTGCTCAGCACTGGTTTGGAGTAAGGCATTCCAATTAGAACATAATGccacattttttataagaacttaAGTCTTAACGATTTTTAGTACTCAAACTGGTTGGTAGTAGTACTAATAGTGTCCTGATGGTAAGTACATTGGACTGTCATCccataggtcttgggttcaatccttgagTGTGctatctcaagttttttttcgggtactgcctcttgcgaggaattgacaatcaaatataaattaaatatataaatatattttcaaaactttgagatattggcttctattcagtaaaattttgataaaaatctaattgacaattttcttacctTATAAAccttataaaaaacaatactaaaactttatatgaaaaatattgttggtaattttattttttttaagaataattcaacttataacttttttaacccaacacgaaaacctacaaactttcaagcaagaaaaatcgacagaggggatggaaagttatcagtgtgggtcgcatcccacttttgaaaaaaagactaATATCAAtaccctttttatttttacttaaaaactacttaacataaggtaaaatgaaacttaaatttacttaaaactaaacccttaaactataacacAAGTATGTAAGCTGGCCACGGCTTGAAACCCCATCccaactacccactatcaagtgccgcgGGGATAGTAATgtacgtaagaagattcggctgttcgatataagctaGTACAGCTTCgtacactgccgctcgaacacacgaaacttctccatctgggaaggggcaacgttgaaccacacaggacaaccataaacgatcatcggccgtatgagggccatgtatcaaattacctttactctgtggttaagccgactgctgtaaaacagccgtttcgtcagagtgaAGGCTCCGCTGGCCCTGGCCAGAGCAGTCTGTATGTCTGTCCAagtactgatctaaccagataccgaggtacttcactacactaatcgctgcccgtgaagatcaacgatgagcatcttgcaccaattcttgcacgtatccctcgtggccctagccaacggcaattagatcgtcgtcggcgtacgcaattgcctttgtaagactacctatcagatagctggtgtaaatgctgaagagaagcggtgaattcaccgctccctgttgacgaccatttttaattaagaatgatcctctaaccatacggtgccAAAGGCATTTTCccaatcaaccagaacagcccCTGTGcaatgttgttttaatttatttcattggatATAAGAGACAAGTTAAGACGCAGCATAATTTGTGTCATTatccgccttgaacccgaactgtttatccggaattactttgttgtccgcagcccacttagtccgAGCCCTGTTGATGATCATTTCAAAAACGTTGCTATAATGCTcggaagatttgacgggttgaagttgtcctttcccttatTCCGGTGAGGATGAAACACAGCGATCTTCCAATGCACGGGATAATATGCATTactcagtgcattattgaaaaaaaatgtcaacagtccaacgtactaactatcatgccacgcagtccaacgtactaactatcatgccacgggtactacgctTTCTCAACATATCTTAAAAACTCTAGGTCCCTTTCAGCcgtgacaacattactcgaacacaggaatgtttaagagttgtaagtcaaacCTAGTTCtgaatggactgttgcgccacctatagTTCTTTAACCTGTTGCATCGGTAGATCACAAGTAACGTCCTATTTTTGCTGACGACCCGAATGAAATCGCATTAAAATGAAGCGGATTTTCTGCGAAAAATCGTCTCACACCCAAGTGATTCCCAAGTTTACATCGAAGATAAGTTAAACCGAATTGTAGCAGTAAGGACTTAAAAAATTCAAGTCTGATTGTCGAAAAACTTCTCCATGTATggatttaaaagatttaagatAGACTACGTCAAATTTTAACTAAATGGAGCTATGTATCAActcaaaaaacgaaacaatcgcaatttttcaagaaattcctAACCGTATTAGATATTTCTTCAAGAGCTTATCAAAATCTTAGTTATCGTGAGCCGAAAATTTGAATTGGTGGTAAtggagaatattttttgaaaaggataTGGCACTGTAACCACTGCTGAGGCAGCCATTTGGTtgatattgttttctatttcaataaaatgcaaacaaaacaaatatccaaaaatgattttctatttattcaaaagcatttatttttaaatttttcgaacaGGAAATTACTAGGTAATTTTCCATTAACCTTATGAGACTTCTATCCTCAACATCCGATTAAAATAAAGTACGAAAATGAAACTGCCACTCATTTAAATTGATCTCAGTAATCGCAATGAAAGAAGCAAAATTTTGCTGTTGGCTCTGAGTATAAATATGATTCTTGTTTTAACAatggtttaatatttaaaaaaaaaattatcaaagtgCAATAAACTTCAGAaaatctttctgtcttattaaaCCAATTGTTTATTAAGTTCCATCAAACAAATTTACACCATTCCTTGTCCTTGTCACAATGCGaataatagttttaagaaatatcatAAACTATAGAACAAGCCTCCACCAGTATAACTTAGTCTTGTCTGGGCTTAACTTAATTGATATTTAACTACAATCGACGTTGGGAGCCAAGCACCTTATGTGTAGCTAAATGCTGTATTCAATGATCATCGGACCGACTTCAGGATGATTAGTGCCATACCCAcaattaacttaaacttaaaaataaaccttcTTCGACCTTGAAAATTACTGTCATACCATCATTGCACCCAAAtcaagttaaacaaaataaaaatattcacatcGTTATTTTGGAAGCACTTATAAACTCTTGAAACGAACAAAATGTATTCTTCACCGCATTGAACTCTCCTCCTACATCTTGTAAATTCTTACACTCTTAGTCAGGCACATTAATTCGCGCCGCGCCGCAACACTCACAGCCGATAATGGTTTGACTTAAGGCATAGGTATAAATGTATCTATAGATACTGTTAAGTGAACGACTTTTTGTGCATTAATTTAGTAAAAGGTTTAGTATAAGTTCCTAAAGTCTATTCTAATACAAACCATTTGAAGATAGATCAAAACCAGCTTcgactgaaagaaaaaaaaaataattatcattCCCAAGAACATTCACTAAATTTAGAGTAGAATGAAGCGTTAACCCCAAACTCTTGAATCTTGATACACTTTTCAAGTTCTCTTATAAATACAGCACTCGATGCcgattttgttgttatttggtGCGTCGTTTTGCTTGGCATCGGGAGCGGTTTTATATGTGCTCGTATCGTCTGTAAAAATATAtcggaaattaattttaaaaacattttaccattttttggaTATTCCTCAACAATCATCATGGTGAGTCTCTGAGTCCGCGATAACTGGGTCTGGGTTTTCGATTCGTACCAAGTattgttaattaaattgaatttaacacTTCTTGGCGCCATATGGCAGAAGAATTTTGAACTTCTTCATGAAGTAAagtgaatataaaaaattgttaaactgAGAGATATCTAGAATCTACATAAACAGTTACTTATATGCAGATATTGCATATATACAGTTGTAGTGATGATTTTAATAGCGGATAAGTCCATCAATCAGTACGAAATAATCCACAGGTGTTTTCACGCTTCGTGACGTCCTTCAAatcgaacaaaataaaaaaaacgcacatacgcattttaaaaactaaataaaatcagACTGCATCTCAGCAATTGCGATTGAGAAGCATCAAAACAGCTTCGAGTGGATATGTGGAATTATGTCTGAGTGTTGTTaacattaaataaacaattctaGTTCTAAGTGCAAAAGTTACTACAAAAGTGGTCATAAACCTACATAGTGAATAGTTTTGCCATATttgggaaaaataaattaaattaaattcaaaattataaaaaaaaaaacaataattgactttgatttttccaaaacgtaaaagacttaagatggagCTTATATGTTGTGACTTCTAAattacgaaaacaaaataacagataaaataaattgtgtacGATAACCTTGTCTGATATCTACTTTTGCGGAAATAAATTGTCATCACAGATGGACTCGATTACCAAAACGAATAACTGTGCGcacaaacttaattcttaaaaaaagtgaatGTTCTATTCATGAGCAATcgtaatacatatatttattttgtaaaaaatactttgaaatcaatttaaaaaaacgctaTTAAAATTCCTATGGAAATATTCTTTCTTGGCCATAAATGAATTGCCTACAACTACCTACCTGATTGTTAAAATGAGTCATATCTGGATTTATTTTTCCAGAAAACCATATTTGGTGCatgttgaaaatcaaaattaaaaagttaataactgatatattttttgatattcctGGATGTATTCCCAAGAGAAATTTTATGTTAACCCTTCGACATTTTCTCGtagttgttgatattttttgtaatatcttTAACTTGAGATTGTTCCCGGGGCGAGGAAGAACTTTGTTTTAGAAACagacattttaaatgttttaaagtttttaaattattttatttttaagaaggatatgtttttgaacatgttatattttttgtttatcctTGAAAATGTGGGTTTTACTACAGTACATAGATTTCGAGATGATTCTATAAAAAACAGTTGAGATGCTTTTGAGTAGACATTTCTGaagttatttcaaattattagtatattttacttcccataggaagttattccaatcgttcaaattgaaaattttgtcatttctcgacttttTCTACTTATTACATAAGCCgtaaaaattctgaaaacaccttacttcttttaatacaattattgcaaaaacaaacacttttcatttttatttacgtatatagaatttttaaaacgactgctactagatatttaaattaaaccttaGTAACAATAATTTGAGAAATGTATCCAAAATAACTCCAAAAAGTTTGTACGTAAAACATGTAAGCAAAAATGTGAAGAATTCATTAATCtgtgtttacaaatttttcggaCTTGAATTAATTATGTTCGTCATTTTTACCTACAAGTGGTcattagtattttcaaaattgcacacaaactttttttttcaatttggtaACCGTGCTTCCAATattacatttctaaaatggcacttctgtcatatgcagctgttattttttctcaaaataaaaaaaatatgagttttgaaatcgaaaaaattaaatttttcgcgGACGTAGCTTACACaacctataataaccaatgggaatacctccaaaagcaaatgtattttgtttgttgacttttttacagcacattacgttatttccctACTTTGTCAAATTTGAATTGTCAAAGGAAATGTGAGgccgaagcttcattgtgatagcatgcaatGAATTCCTATGACTGAACTCGTAAACTTCAGGCGAAGTCGatgctgaagcgtgtttgtgtttcagccatcatTTTCCCTACAGTcacaataaaagatttttagagaaatgtctgtgCGGTTCATTCGTCCATACGTTTGGGAAGCTTTATTCGTCCTTCATATCACActaaccagtagagatatcgactttaaataaatttcgatatacagacaataatgcataaaggactttcaaaacaattgagttcgtgttttttttaccaaagcagtttaaaaaaatgaaaattttagttatcataaaatatctcacgaaccataatataataataaagttttttattctcgtaaaattttgagaaaaatccagttgacagttttcttacaaaaaatacaaaccccaaaaaaaagtattgcctaAAGAtgtttattttcgactcaaatatctattttaaaattaaagatgttggcttcaaactaattttatcttatagaaaaaatagttttcgacattctgcaaaatttgtataaatatatatacagtcagtttttttttcataaaaattaagattcacaaaaatagtaagcaaaattggtaaaaattaatgttctctggaataaatgaaggtattgtctttaaaatgataaatttggTTGTTAACCGATGATATTGTTCtcagaaaaatacaatttgtatttatttatataaaaataaaaaaattcaagaagtgCTTCTAAAACTGTTAGAAATTGGTCTTCCACTAAAAATATCgctagcaaaaatagattttaaatcaaactgtttcatcatatgcaaaatattgtaagtatttttaagtattttttaagaaaaattcaacttgtTTAACAAATAACGAttaactacaaaaacaacaaattgtttATCTCACACCAAATATAGTTaggaacattttgttaaaaacagaCGGAATAGGAGAAAACATTTTAGAAACCGATGgcttgttttcaaaatgtcgtttaataagttttttaatttagtttcaaaactgtttctgCTTTTGATTCAAGTTATTTTTCATCGTTAAGATCATGAATCGGTGGTGGAGAATTTGCATAAACCTTATCTTTCACTTGGAAAGAGAAGTTGAAAAGTGGTAAATGATATGATATTGGgctcaaaaattgcaaaaattcaCCATTTTTCTGGTGAACTTTAATACACTATCAATACATTATTGAAGGGCTTATCGTTTATCCTGTACTTATGGCACagcgggaaattaaaaaaacgaagaattttatttgaaacccACAGAATCAAAGGTTTCCTTAACATATCCATATCTAGATTCAAACAGGAActatctttaaattaaatttaaaaacctgaGCGTAAAATTGTTGGTGAAAATCCAGCAAcatcttcatttttaaattataccattttttaagaaattagtcTTAAGTATTAATAATGTGGCCCTGGATGtgtagtttatttaaaaacattaaatgaatcattttaattaaatgaaatacatattgatagtaaatttttattggaaaatagtTGATTCATTTCGAGATAAAAATTCGAGATTCTGacatttaaaccaaaatataaagtcaaagtttgaaaaaactttaaaaaatgtaatgattATTGTTTAGTCCACAAACTTCGAAaagcttaaataataaaaatgtttaatggaGTTCAATTAAAAAGGAGAAtgcatacaaacaaaatgtatatttattccAATTTTTAGTACCAAACTATCAACATATCAACACAATTCAAtggtttataaattttaaaatatttgagttcattttgactttattttgatGGGTATCTTTagcacttaaatatttattatcaacattgttgatttttatacatttatttcaaaattttgttggaaCATTAATTAAATACTTTGATGATATCTTAGAATTTCATTTCATATAAGTGTTGTATATAATATTACATgctttaaaatgtaaaacattaaaagtacataaacaatattttcttgttatttcaGACACGCCTAGCGTTACTAGTCATCTGTGGATTAGTTAATTACTCCACTGGACAATATTTCTACGACCCACCAGAAGTGAATTTTCCAGAACCAAGTGGATACAACTATCCAAAGCCAAATAATCCACTTCCTTTGCCAACTTCAACGTTGGCACCAGTTAAAAGTGGTTATGACTATCCCAAGCCCAAGGAACAATTAATATTGCCCACTCAAGCGCATAAAGGCTATGATTATCCAAAGCCAAGTATTCCATTCGAAATcactacaacaacaactaccacaacaacaactaccAGAAAGCCTACCCCAGCTGTGACCTATCTGCCACCCACCACAAGAAAGCCAGCCCCTCCTGTAGTGACCTATCTGCCACCCACCACAAGAAAGCCGGCCCCTCTCGTGGTGACTTACCTGCCACCCACTACTAGGGAACCAGCCCCTCCCGTAGTGACTTACCTGCCACCGACTACTAGGAAGCCAACTCCTGTCGTAACCTACCTGCCACCCACTACTAGAAGGCCAGCCCCTCCCGTAGTGACCTATCTGCCACCCACTACTAGAAAGCCAGCCCCTGTCGTGACTTATTTGCCACCCACCACCAGCAAGCCAGCACCAGTCGTGACTTATCTGCCTCCTACCACTTCTAAGCCTACCCCCGTCGTGACTTATCTGCCACCCACCACTAGAAAGCCAGCTCCTCCTGTAACAACAACAACCGAAAGAATCACCACTACTCTTCATTCTGGCTATCAATACCCAAAACCAGCTCAACCACTATTAGAGCCTGTCCATACTGGATATAGTTATCCAAAGCCAAGTAAGCCATTTGTCGTTCCAACCGCCGCAGctaccacaacaacaacaagagcaACCACCACGACcacaacaacgacgacgccaGCTCCAGTTCAGCAAGGTTACAGCTACCCAAAACCTTCTATTCCCTTTGAAGTACGTTCAACTCCGTCTACAACGACGACCACATCCACCACACCACTTCCCACACACAAACAAGGATACGATTATCCCAAGCctgttgttaaatttaatattccatctacaactgtcaaaacaacaacaacaacacctgCTCCGACAACGAAGTATGAGCCCGGATATAAATATCCAAAGCCTACAGTTTCTTTCGAGCTTCCAGCTCCacgaacaacaacaacgacaacgacgacaacatCAACAACTAAAGCTCCAACTACCACTAGTGGATACCACTACCCTAAGCCACAAATCCCATTTGAGCCAGTGCGATTTAATGAAATTATCGATGAACCCGTGTCAGGCTATAATTATCCAAGGCCCTCAGTTGCTTttaggttttgaaaataaacattttgtacaaaaattttagtagctaaatgttttattttgtaattttaattaatgtatttttccatatttaagttttaagagATAATAAAGTATTGCTTAAGCTGTAAGAAATCAAAAGGTGTTTTATTtcttgattaatttattttgtttgcttttagaCGACCACATtgacttatttcaaaaaaaaaaaatgttccaaagCTGAATTTTGATGAAAAGCTTCAATTATTATGCGTCCTTTAAATTCCTCTTATGAAAATCGATCAAGTACTTAATCGAAAACTATAGGTTCTACTTTTAAAGATGATAGCACTTTAGTTTGAACAGTTGATAGATTGGGAAAAAAAAACGTCTGAAAAATATTAAGCCAAAAAGTGTAAA
This window contains:
- the LOC129947968 gene encoding uncharacterized protein LOC129947968; protein product: MTRLALLVICGLVNYSTGQYFYDPPEVNFPEPSGYNYPKPNNPLPLPTSTLAPVKSGYDYPKPKEQLILPTQAHKGYDYPKPSIPFEITTTTTTTTTTTRKPTPAVTYLPPTTRKPAPPVVTYLPPTTRKPAPLVVTYLPPTTREPAPPVVTYLPPTTRKPTPVVTYLPPTTRRPAPPVVTYLPPTTRKPAPVVTYLPPTTSKPAPVVTYLPPTTSKPTPVVTYLPPTTRKPAPPVTTTTERITTTLHSGYQYPKPAQPLLEPVHTGYSYPKPSKPFVVPTAAATTTTTRATTTTTTTTTPAPVQQGYSYPKPSIPFEVRSTPSTTTTTSTTPLPTHKQGYDYPKPVVKFNIPSTTVKTTTTTPAPTTKYEPGYKYPKPTVSFELPAPRTTTTTTTTTSTTKAPTTTSGYHYPKPQIPFEPVRFNEIIDEPVSGYNYPRPSVAFRF